In Anthonomus grandis grandis chromosome 5, icAntGran1.3, whole genome shotgun sequence, the following are encoded in one genomic region:
- the LOC126736849 gene encoding transcriptional enhancer factor TEF-1 isoform X5, whose translation MAAADAEGVWSPDIEQSFQEALAIYPPCGRRKIILSDEGKMYGRNELIARYIKLRTGKTRTRKQVSSHIQVLARRKLREIQAKLKVDYVVKEKTLQTMSNMSSAQIVSAAATYSKTAAGLPLGLNHPMSFTGGAQFWQPGLQPGTSQDVKPFAQAAYPGKPATAVSAGDVGALQAAPPPVWEGRAIATHKLRLVEFTAFMESQNREEAYPKHLFVHIGGPALSYTDPLLEAVDVRQIYDKFPEKKGGLKELYDKGPQNAFFLVKFWADLNSSVQDESGAFYGVTSSYESNENMTITCSTKVCSFGKQVVEKVETEYARYENGRFVYRIHRSPMCEYMINFIHKLKHLPEKYMMNSVLENFTILQVVSNRDTQETLLCTAYVFEVATGEHGAQHHIYRLVKD comes from the exons ATGGCAGCGGCGGACGCGGAGGGCGTCTGGAGTCCGGATATCGAGCAGAGTTTTCAGGAGGCCCTTGCCATTTACCCACCGTGTGGACGACGGAAAATTATCTTGTCCGATGAAGGAAAGATGTATG gtCGAAACGAACTCATAGCCAGATACATTAAACTGAGGACGGGTAAAACGCGGACGAGAAAACAAGTCAGCTCACACATCCAGGTATTGGCGAGGCGGAAGCTGCGGGAAATCCAGGCTAAACTCAAAGTT GACTACGTGGTGAAGGAGAAGACTTTGCAAACGATGTCAAACATGTCGAGTGCACAAATAGTCTCTGCCGCTGCAACATACAGCAAGACGGCGGCTGGGCTCCCATTGGGTCTTAATCATCCCATGTCGTTTACCGGAGGTGCG CAATTCTGGCAGCCCGGGCTACAACCTGGTACATCGCAAGA CGTTAAACCATTTGCCCAAGCGGCGTATCCAGGAAAACCGGCTACCGCAGTGTCAGCAGGCGACGTGGGGGCGCTGCAGGCAGCACCACCACCAGTCTGGGAGGGTAGAGCCATCGCCACACATAAACTTAGGCTTGTAGAGTTTACCGCTTTTATGGAGTCTCAGAATAGAGAAGAAGCG taCCCCAAACACCTGTTCGTCCATATAGGAGGGCCGGCGCTTTCCTATACAGATCCCTTACTAGAAGCGGTAGACGTGCGACAAATCTATGATAAATTCCCCGAGAAAAAGGGCGGTCTGAAAGAGCTCTACGACAAAGGGCCCCAAAACGCCTTCTTCTTAGTGAAATTCTGGGCCGATTTAAACTCGAGTGTACAAGACGAGTCGGGGGCATTCTACGGCGTTACCAGCTC GTACGAAAGTAACGAAAACATGACCATAACGTGCTCGACGAAAGTTTGCTCGTTCGGTAAACAGGTGGTGGAGAAAGTGGAGACGGAGTACGCGCGGTACGAGAACGGCCGATTTGTTTATAGGATACACAGGAGTCCGATGTGCGAGTACATGATAAACTTCATACATAAGCTGAAGCACTTACCTGAGAAGTACATGATGAATAGCGTCTTGGAGAACTTTACCATTCTTCAG gtcgTAAGCAACCGAGATACTCAAGAGACCCTCCTATGTACGGCGTACGTGTTCGAAGTAGCGACCGGTGAGCATGGCGCACAACACCACATCTACCGATTGGTGAAAGATTAG
- the LOC126736849 gene encoding transcriptional enhancer factor TEF-1 isoform X3 — protein sequence MYISSSVVTPSSTITSPWTPVAGPPTDSNGGPDSKNLDVGDLSDDEKDMAAADAEGVWSPDIEQSFQEALAIYPPCGRRKIILSDEGKMYGRNELIARYIKLRTGKTRTRKQVSSHIQVLARRKLREIQAKLKVDYVVKEKTLQTMSNMSSAQIVSAAATYSKTAAGLPLGLNHPMSFTGGAQFWQPGLQPGTSQDVKPFAQAAYPGKPATAVSAGDVGALQAAPPPVWEGRAIATHKLRLVEFTAFMESQNREEAYPKHLFVHIGGPALSYTDPLLEAVDVRQIYDKFPEKKGGLKELYDKGPQNAFFLVKFWADLNSSVQDESGAFYGVTSSYESNENMTITCSTKVCSFGKQVVEKVETEYARYENGRFVYRIHRSPMCEYMINFIHKLKHLPEKYMMNSVLENFTILQVVSNRDTQETLLCTAYVFEVATGEHGAQHHIYRLVKD from the exons GATGAAAAGGACATGGCAGCGGCGGACGCGGAGGGCGTCTGGAGTCCGGATATCGAGCAGAGTTTTCAGGAGGCCCTTGCCATTTACCCACCGTGTGGACGACGGAAAATTATCTTGTCCGATGAAGGAAAGATGTATG gtCGAAACGAACTCATAGCCAGATACATTAAACTGAGGACGGGTAAAACGCGGACGAGAAAACAAGTCAGCTCACACATCCAGGTATTGGCGAGGCGGAAGCTGCGGGAAATCCAGGCTAAACTCAAAGTT GACTACGTGGTGAAGGAGAAGACTTTGCAAACGATGTCAAACATGTCGAGTGCACAAATAGTCTCTGCCGCTGCAACATACAGCAAGACGGCGGCTGGGCTCCCATTGGGTCTTAATCATCCCATGTCGTTTACCGGAGGTGCG CAATTCTGGCAGCCCGGGCTACAACCTGGTACATCGCAAGA CGTTAAACCATTTGCCCAAGCGGCGTATCCAGGAAAACCGGCTACCGCAGTGTCAGCAGGCGACGTGGGGGCGCTGCAGGCAGCACCACCACCAGTCTGGGAGGGTAGAGCCATCGCCACACATAAACTTAGGCTTGTAGAGTTTACCGCTTTTATGGAGTCTCAGAATAGAGAAGAAGCG taCCCCAAACACCTGTTCGTCCATATAGGAGGGCCGGCGCTTTCCTATACAGATCCCTTACTAGAAGCGGTAGACGTGCGACAAATCTATGATAAATTCCCCGAGAAAAAGGGCGGTCTGAAAGAGCTCTACGACAAAGGGCCCCAAAACGCCTTCTTCTTAGTGAAATTCTGGGCCGATTTAAACTCGAGTGTACAAGACGAGTCGGGGGCATTCTACGGCGTTACCAGCTC GTACGAAAGTAACGAAAACATGACCATAACGTGCTCGACGAAAGTTTGCTCGTTCGGTAAACAGGTGGTGGAGAAAGTGGAGACGGAGTACGCGCGGTACGAGAACGGCCGATTTGTTTATAGGATACACAGGAGTCCGATGTGCGAGTACATGATAAACTTCATACATAAGCTGAAGCACTTACCTGAGAAGTACATGATGAATAGCGTCTTGGAGAACTTTACCATTCTTCAG gtcgTAAGCAACCGAGATACTCAAGAGACCCTCCTATGTACGGCGTACGTGTTCGAAGTAGCGACCGGTGAGCATGGCGCACAACACCACATCTACCGATTGGTGAAAGATTAG
- the LOC126736849 gene encoding transcriptional enhancer factor TEF-1 isoform X2 has translation MYISSNVVTPSSTITSPWTPVAGPPTDSNGGPDSKNLDVGDLSDDEKDMAAADAEGVWSPDIEQSFQEALAIYPPCGRRKIILSDEGKMYGRNELIARYIKLRTGKTRTRKQVSSHIQVLARRKLREIQAKLKVDYVVKEKTLQTMSNMSSAQIVSAAATYSKTAAGLPLGLNHPMSFTGGAQFWQPGLQPGTSQDVKPFAQAAYPGKPATAVSAGDVGALQAAPPPVWEGRAIATHKLRLVEFTAFMESQNREEAYPKHLFVHIGGPALSYTDPLLEAVDVRQIYDKFPEKKGGLKELYDKGPQNAFFLVKFWADLNSSVQDESGAFYGVTSSYESNENMTITCSTKVCSFGKQVVEKVETEYARYENGRFVYRIHRSPMCEYMINFIHKLKHLPEKYMMNSVLENFTILQVVSNRDTQETLLCTAYVFEVATGEHGAQHHIYRLVKD, from the exons GATGAAAAGGACATGGCAGCGGCGGACGCGGAGGGCGTCTGGAGTCCGGATATCGAGCAGAGTTTTCAGGAGGCCCTTGCCATTTACCCACCGTGTGGACGACGGAAAATTATCTTGTCCGATGAAGGAAAGATGTATG gtCGAAACGAACTCATAGCCAGATACATTAAACTGAGGACGGGTAAAACGCGGACGAGAAAACAAGTCAGCTCACACATCCAGGTATTGGCGAGGCGGAAGCTGCGGGAAATCCAGGCTAAACTCAAAGTT GACTACGTGGTGAAGGAGAAGACTTTGCAAACGATGTCAAACATGTCGAGTGCACAAATAGTCTCTGCCGCTGCAACATACAGCAAGACGGCGGCTGGGCTCCCATTGGGTCTTAATCATCCCATGTCGTTTACCGGAGGTGCG CAATTCTGGCAGCCCGGGCTACAACCTGGTACATCGCAAGA CGTTAAACCATTTGCCCAAGCGGCGTATCCAGGAAAACCGGCTACCGCAGTGTCAGCAGGCGACGTGGGGGCGCTGCAGGCAGCACCACCACCAGTCTGGGAGGGTAGAGCCATCGCCACACATAAACTTAGGCTTGTAGAGTTTACCGCTTTTATGGAGTCTCAGAATAGAGAAGAAGCG taCCCCAAACACCTGTTCGTCCATATAGGAGGGCCGGCGCTTTCCTATACAGATCCCTTACTAGAAGCGGTAGACGTGCGACAAATCTATGATAAATTCCCCGAGAAAAAGGGCGGTCTGAAAGAGCTCTACGACAAAGGGCCCCAAAACGCCTTCTTCTTAGTGAAATTCTGGGCCGATTTAAACTCGAGTGTACAAGACGAGTCGGGGGCATTCTACGGCGTTACCAGCTC GTACGAAAGTAACGAAAACATGACCATAACGTGCTCGACGAAAGTTTGCTCGTTCGGTAAACAGGTGGTGGAGAAAGTGGAGACGGAGTACGCGCGGTACGAGAACGGCCGATTTGTTTATAGGATACACAGGAGTCCGATGTGCGAGTACATGATAAACTTCATACATAAGCTGAAGCACTTACCTGAGAAGTACATGATGAATAGCGTCTTGGAGAACTTTACCATTCTTCAG gtcgTAAGCAACCGAGATACTCAAGAGACCCTCCTATGTACGGCGTACGTGTTCGAAGTAGCGACCGGTGAGCATGGCGCACAACACCACATCTACCGATTGGTGAAAGATTAG